Below is a genomic region from Sporichthyaceae bacterium.
GCTCGCGTTGCACGGCGATCACGATCCCGCCCTTGGCGGTGCCGTCCAGCTTCGAGAGCACGACGCCGGTGATCGACACGACCTCGGCGAAGACCCGCGCCTGGACCAGGCCGTTCTGGCCGGTGGTGGCGTCGAGCACCAGCAGCACCTCGTGGACCGGGGACTGCTTCTCGACGACCCGCTTGACCTTGCCGAGTTCGTCCATCAGCCCGGTCTTGGTGTGCAACCGCCCGGCGGTGTCGATGAGCACCGCGTCGATGTCCTCGCCGGCGGCCTGCTTGACCGCGTCGAACGCGACGCTGGCCGGGTCGCCGCCCTCGGGCCCGCGCACGGTGCGGGCACCGACCCGCTCGCCCCAGGTCTGCAGCTGGTCGGCGGCCGCGGCCCGGAACGTGTCGGCGGCGCCGAGCACGACACTGCGCCCATCGGCCACCAGCACCCGGGCCAGCTTGCCTGTGGTGGTGGTCTTGCCGGTCCCGTTGACGCCGACGACGAGGGTGACCGATGGCCGTTCGGTGGTGTTGGTGACCGCGTGCAGGTCCCGGCTCGCGTCGATCGCGATCGAGGTGAGCAGTTCGGCGCGCAGCAGCGCGCGCAACGCTTCGGGGGTGCGGGTGCCCTCGACCCGGACCGCGGTGCGCAGCCGCTCAATCAGCTCCATGGTCGGTCCGACGCCGACGTCGGCGGCCAGCAGGGTCTCCTCGATCTCCTCCCAGGTGTCCTCGTCGAGGGTGTCGCGGGAGAGCAGGGTCAGCAGGCCGCGGCCGAGGCTGGTCTGGGAGCGGGACAGCCGGGACCGCAGGCGGACGAGGCGCCCGGCGGTCGGCTCCGGGATCTCGAGGGCAAGCGCTTCCTCGAGCTCGGCGATCGTCGGTTCGGCCAACGACGGGTCGGCGACCTCGACGTCCGGCGCCGGGATCGGCGGCGTCTTCCACGCAGCCGGCGGGGTCGTGGTCGGTGGGGTGCTCGGCGGAGCCTGCGGGCGGCCCCGCAGCCGGCTGCCGACCAGGCCGGCGACCATGGCGGCCACCAGCAGCACGATCACGATCGTGACGATCAGGTATTCCACGTCATCCCCGTCGACTCGTTGGTTCCCGACCGGCGGCGAAAGACCTCAGCCGGTCGACAGCGTCGCCAGCTGCTCACGCAGGCCCGGGACACCGGTGTACAGGTGACCCATCATGCCGGTGCGCTCAGCACCGGCCACATGCTCGGCCCGGGCGCCGATGTACAGGCAGGACTCGATCCGGACCCCGAGGATCTCCGCCGCCCGCTCGAAGATTCCCGCGTCGGGCTTGGCCACACCTTCGTGGGCCGAGTCGACGATCGCGTCGACCCGGTCCTCCACCCGCAGCTGGGCGAGGTCCTGTTGCAGCCGGTCGGTGGCGTTTGCGATGAGCCCCACCTGGCGACCGCCGGAGCGCTGCTCGTCGACGACTTCGAGCACCTCCGGGTCGATGAGGCCGAGGCGCGCGCTCCAGTCCACGACGCAGGAGATCGCCGTTGTCACGTCGCCGCAGAGCGGCACCAGCGCCGCGGCCACCGCGGCGCGCCAGTCGTCGTCGGTGATCCGACCGAGCAGTGCGGGGCCGAATCGGTCGCGTTCGTAGGCGATCTCGGACAGCTTCCCGGCCGGCAGGCCGTACTTTCCCTCGATCGCGGCGATCTGGCCTGACTCCCAGACCCGCAGCACGCCGTCGACGTCGAACAGGACGGCGCGGATTCGGTCCGCGGTCACGCCGGCGACCCCACCGGGTCCGGCTCGGCGAGGAGTTCGCGCATTTCGGGAACCGGCGCCGGGCGGTCCTCGCGCAGCTTCTGGCTGATGACCGTGGTCACGCCGTCGCCGCGCATCGAGACGCCGTAGAGCGCGTCGGCGACCTCCATGGTGCGCTTCTGGTGGGTGATCACGATGAGCTGACTGTTCTCGCGCAGCTCCTCCAGGATCGTGAGCAGGCGGCCCAGGTTGGTGTCGTCCAGCGCAGCCTCGACCTCGTCCATGATGTAGAAGGGGCTGGGTCGGGCGCGGAAAATCGCGACCAGCAACGCGACCGCGACCAGCGACCGTTCGCCGCCGGACAGCAGCGACAGCCGCTTGACCTTCTTGCCCGGCGGGCGGGCCTCGACCTCGATGCCGGTGGTCAGCATGTTGTCCGGGTCGGTCAGCACCAGCCGGCCCTCACCGCCGGGGAACAGCCGGGAGAACACACCCACGAACTCCCGGGCGGTGTCCTCCCAGGCCGCGGCGAAGACCTGCTCCACCCGGGCGTCGACCTCGGCGACGACCGTCAGCAGGTCGCGGCGGCCGTTCTTGAGGTCCTCCAGTTGCGCGGTCAGGAACGCGCTGCGCTCCTCGAGTGCCGCGAACTCCTCCAACGCCAACGGGTTGACCTTGCCGAGCAGCGCCAACGCACGCTCCGCCTCGCGCAAGCGCTTCTCCTGCTCGGAGCGCACGTACGGGATCATCTGACCGGCGTCCTCGGCGGACGGGGCCGATTCGGACGGCTCCGGGGCCTCGGCCTGTCGCTCGCCGTCGAGGGGGACGGGCGGACTGACCGGGACGCGACGGTCCGGGCCGTACTCGACAACCAGCACGTCCGGGGCGACGCCGAGCTCCTCCAGCGCCTTGGTCTCCAGGTTCTCGATCCGCAACCGGTGCTCGGCGCGGGCGACCTGGTCGCGGTGGACCGAGTCGGTGAGCCGGTCCAGCTCGGCCTCCATCGCCTTGGTGCCCTTCCGGACGGTGCCGAGCTCGACCTCGCGTTCGCGGCGCAGTTCGTCGGCGGCGGCGCGTTCGGCGCCGGCTACGGTCAGCGTCGCCTCGAGCAGGCCCAGGGTGTACTCGGCAGCCATCGCGACGGCCGCGGCCCGACGGCCGGCGGCCTCCCGTTGCGCCCGGCGGTCGGCGGCAAGCTCGCGGGCGCGGCGTTCCTCGACGGCGGCCCGGGCCATGGACTCGGCCCGGCCTGCGGCGCTGTTGGCGCGTTCCTCGGCGGTGCGCAGGCCCAGGCGGGTCTCGACCTCCTCGGCGCGGGCGGCGACGCAGGTGGCGGAGAGCCGCTCCCGCTCGTCGGTCTCGACCTCCCCGGCCACCGGTTCGGCCTCGGCCGCGGTCAGGCGCTCCTCCAGGTCGGCCAGGCCGGACAGGTCGGCGTCGCGGGCGGCCTCGGCGCCGCGGATGGCCGCATCGAGCCGCTCGACCTCGGCGTGGGCGGCCCGGGCCGACGCGCCCAGCCGGCCCAGCTGCTCGCCGACGGCCGCCAGGTCGGCGTCGGACTCGTTGAGTCGCGTCAGCGTCTCCGCGGCCAGCTGTACGGCTCGTCCCCGCTCGGCGGCGGCGTCGGTCAAGGCCTCGCGCAACTCGGCGGTGGCCCGGTCGCGGCGGTCCAACTCGGCAGTTGCCTCCTCGACGGCGGCCTGGACCTCGAGCAGGCTGGGAGCGCCGGCGGAGCCGCCGACCGCGTGGGAGGCGGCCAACACATCGCCGGTCGCGGTGACGACCCGGTGGCCCGGGTTTCGCGCGGCGGTCTGCGCCGCGGCGAACAGGTCTTCGACGAGCAGGAAGTCGCCGAGCAGGTCGGTCAGCACGCCGCGCAACGCGGGCGGTGCCGTGACGGAGTCGAGCAACGGGCGGCCGTCGGTTGCCTGCGCGACGGTCGGCCGGGCGGCGGGGGCGTCGCCGATCAACAGGTGGGCCTGCCCGGCGCCTGCGAGGCGTAGCCGCTCGATGGCGGCGATGGCGACGGCCAGCGACTCGACGACCACCGCGTCAGCCGCCCCGGCCAGGGCAGCGGCGACGGCGGCCTCGTGGCCCGGGGTGACGGTGACCAGCCGGGTCACCGAGCCGAGAACGCCGGCGACGTCCGGGTCCGCCAGCAGGGCCGCCGCCCCGTCGCGGCGCGCCAGGCTCAGCTCCAGCGCTTCCTTGCGGGCCACCAGCGCAGCTCGGTCGCGGTCGCCGGCCTGGGCCTGCGCCTGCAGGTCGGCGACGCGCTCCTCGATCGCGGCCAGCTCCCCGGCCGCGGCCTCGTGGGCCTCGTCCAGGCCGACCTCACCGTCGGCCAGGCCGGCGGCCTGCGACTCCAGCACGGTGAACTCGGCCTCGGCCAGCTGCGCCCGCGCGGCCGCGTCGGACAGGGAGTGCCCGAGCCGACCGATCTCGTCCTGGGCCGCGGCGGCCCGGGTCCGCAGGCTGTTGACCTTGCCGATCAGTCGCGCCAGACCCTCGCGGCGGTCCGCGGCGGCCCGCTGCGCGATCGACACCCTTCTCTCCTCGACCGCCAGCGCCTCCTCCGCACCGCGGCGTCTCTCGATCACGGTTGCCAGCCGCTGCGCCGCCGCCTCGACGTCGCCCTGCAGGTCAGCGGCCCGGCCGCGGGCGGCCGCGGCGTCGCGCTCCAGCTCGTCGGGGTCGCGGCCCTGGCGTTGCTCCTCGGCGCCGTCGGCGATCAGGCGGGCACGTTCGGCGGCCAGCCCCGCCGTGCCGCGCAACCGCTCCCGGAGTGCGGACAGGCGGTACCAGTTCTCCTGCGCGGCCGCGGCGGCCGGGACGGCCTCGGCGACGCCTTGCTCGAGCGCCGCCTCGCGGTCGCGGGCGGCGGCCAGCTGGGTCTCCACCTCACCCTGCCGCTCCAGCAGCGCGGCCTCGTCGGCAACCTCGGCGTCCAGCGAGGTCCGCAGGGTGATCAGGTCGTCGGCGACCAGGCGCAGCCGGGAGTCGCGCAGGTCGGCCTGGACGGTGGCTGCGCGACGCGCGATCTCGGCCTGCTTGCCGAGCGGCTTCAGCTGTCGGCGCAACTCGGTGACCAAGTCGGAGACGCGGGTGAGGTTCGCCTGCATCGCGTCAAGCTTGCGGAGGGCCTTCTCCTTCCGTTTCCGGTGCTTGAGCACCCCGGCGGCTTCCTCGATGAAGCCGCGGCGTTCCTCAGGGCCCGCGGACAGGACCGCGTCGAGCTGGCCCTGGCCCACGATCACGTGCATCTCCCGGCCGATGCCGGAGTCGGAGAGCAGCTCCTGGACGTCGAGCAACCGGCAGGAGTCGCCGTTGATGGCGTACTCGGAACCGCCGTTGCGGAACATCGTCCGGGTGATCGTCACCTCGGTGTAGTCGATGGGCAGCGCGCCGTCGGTGTTGTCGATGGTGAGCGCAACCTCGGCCCGACCCAGCGGCGGGCGGCCGGCGGTGCCGGCGAAGATGACGTCCTCCATCTTGCCGCCGCGCAGCGACTTCGCGCCCTGCTCACCCATGACCCAGGCCAGCGCGTCGACCACGTTCGACTTGCCGGACCCGTTGGGCCCGACCACGGCGGTGATGCCCGGCTCGAACCGCAGCGTTGTCGCGGAGGCGAAAGACTTGAAGCCCCGCAGGGTGAGGCTTTTCAGATGCACGGCGGGTGTCCCCCAGGTCGGTCTGCGCTCGACCCTAACCCCCGTCCGGCCGGGCATCCGCACGCCACCGCGAGGCGATACGGAAGGGGTTTCTGAGGCGAACCGGAAGGCTGCTGAACAGCACCGGGACGCTCCAGGCGCGACCCGCCGCCGAGGGCGCCACCGGGGTCACGGCTCTGTTCAGGAGCCTTCAGGCGATGGCTGGGCGAGGGCTGGGGGTGACGGGGCTGGGTGACGGGGCTGGGTGACGGGGCTGGGTGACGGGGGCGGGGGCACCGAGGCCGGGGGCACCGAGGCCGGGGGCACCGAGGCCGTGGGCACCGAGGCCGGGGGGGCGCCGGGGCAAGGGGGGCAAAGGGGGCGGAGGCCCGGTCGCGGGCGGAGGCTGTTGAACAAAGACGCGCCGCCCGAGGCGCGACGCGCCGCCGGGGCCGCCACCGGGGTCACGGCTGTGTTCGGCAGCCTTCGGGACGAGGGGTGGGCCGCCGGGGAACCGGAAGGGGCAAGGGGTGGGACGCCGGGAACCCGGGGGCGCCGGGGCCGGGGCCGGGGCCGGGGCCGGGGCGCACCGGGGCCGGGGGCACCGGGATCGGGGGCAAGGGGGCGGAGCCCCCAAAGCGGTGCGGGGGCGCAGCCCCCGCCGCGACGCGGAGCGCCGCAATGAAACGCTCGGCGACCCAGTGCGCGCTTTCCGCGCACGCGGAACCCCAGAGACGAGCGCTGGGGTGCTCACGCCCGCCTGCGAGCACCCCAGCGCGTCTTCCTCTTCTTGGAACGGTCAGGCCCGCCGACCGACCGCCCACGCGAGTCGGTCCGAGGACCGACGTCGCGGAAGGGTTCACCACTTGGAGGCCGCCAACGCTCGCGCGCCCGCCAGCGCGATGGAACGGGCGGACCCTCCGGGGCCGAGGCCCCTGCGGTGAAACGTCGACTCGAGAGCCGACTCCCTCTGCCCACGTCAACGAGCCATTCGGCTCGAAGTAACGCGGCAGTTCCGGCACCGTACCGGATATCGTCGCCCAACTGTTAGAAAGGTCCCCTCAGCAATTTCCCAGGAACCGGCGGGTCCGGAGACGGTCCCGGGGCGCGCGGAGGTGCAAAAGCAAAGGGCGACCCGGGTCCGCGTCGCCGCGAACTCAGGCCGCCCGGAACTATCGGACGGAACCGACCGTCAGGTGAGAGCCGGCTCGTGCAGTTCGACAGTCATCAGGTCGTGACTGTGGAGAGCTGCGCAGAGGGAGTCATTCTCTGCGCGTACTCGCATGAGCTCGGACTCGAGCTCTGCGATCCGACGCTGCATCCTCCGCATTTCATTGATCATGCGGGGGTCAGGCGCGCCGAGGTGACCGAGGATTGCTTTCGCCATCGAGTGGGTCCTCCACGCTGAGAGACCAGCGGTAGCCGATACGTCTGCTTCCGGCTCCAGGACGCGGTGATTCCCGGAACTGGGAGCGCGGGGTAACTAAAGGTTCGCACGAGAAACGGGCGCGGTCAAGGCGAGCGGCGGGCTCCGACCTGCGCAAATCGCCCTTCGGAAGCAAAGATCTTCATCGAAGGCGAGTGCTGTTCACGTGATGGTCGACCCGAACTCGGGTCCTCCGCAAGTGGAATGACCCGAACGTCGGTATCAATCCGGTCACACGGTGTGATGTGTGGACAACTTGTGAATGACCCGTGGACGGCGCTGGCAGGTCGGGCAGAGGAACGAAGATCGGTTCATGAACGGCTCGCGGGCCATCTCGCTCCCGCAGCGGGTGCACGGCCGCCCCTCGCGCCCGTAGGCCTCCAGCGACCGTTCGAACCAGCCGCTGGACCCGTTGACGTTGACGTAGAGGCTGTCGAACGAAGTACCGCCGGCAGCCAGGGCCTGCGTCATCACCGCTACGACGTCGTCGAGCAGTCGGTCGATGTCGGACGCCTTCAGCGACCTGGTCGAGCGCGCGTAGTGCAACCGAGCACGCCACAGTGCCTCGTCGGCGTAGATGTTGCCGATCCCGCTGATCAGGGTCTGGTCCAGCAGCGCCCGCTTGAGCTGGGTCTGCTTGCGGCGCAGCGCCCGGGCGAACGCGGCCCGGTCGAATGCCGGGTCCAGCGGGTCCCGGGCGATGTGCGCGACCGGCGCCGGGACCAGGGTGTCGGTCGACTCCACCAACGACTCCACGGACATCCCGCCGAAGGTCCGCTGGTCGACGAAGCGCAGTTCCGGCCCACGGTCGTCGAAGACGAGCCGGATCCGCAGATGCTTCTCGTCCGGGAGCTCCGGCGGCTGCACGAGCAGTTGCCCGCTCATTCCCAGATGAGCGAGCAGGGCCTCACCGGAGTCCAACGGCATCCACAGGTACTTGCCACGTCGTTGTGCGGCGACGATCCGGCAGTTGCGAAGCCGCGCGGCGAAATCGGCCGCGCCCGGCCGGTGGCGCCGAACGGCCCGGTCGTGCCCGACGGCCGTGCCGGCGATCCGACGTCCGACGACGAACCGCTCCAGCCCAAGACGGACCGTCTCGACCTCGGGTAGTTCGGGCATGGTCGGCGGCCGGTCGGGTCAGGCCTGCGGGGCCGACACGTCGGTCGCGTACTTGTTCCGCAGCGTGGTCCAGGCTGCCTCGGCCGCCTGCTGCTCGGCCTCCTTCTTGCTGCGGCCGCGGCCGACGCCGAAGTCCGCGCCGCCGACCCGCGCAGTGGCCTGGAACGTCTTCTCGTGGTCCGGACCGCTCTCGGTGACCGCGTACTCCGGGACGCCGATGCCGACCGTCGCGGTCAGCTCCTGCAGGCTGGTCTTCCAGTCCAGGCCGGCGCCGAGCCGCGCCGAGGACTCGATCAACGGGTCGAACAGCCGGCGCACCAGCGTCGAGGCCTCGGTCAGCCCCCGGTCCACGTAGACCGCCCCGATCAGGGCCTCGAGCGTGTCGGCCAGGATCGACGACTTGTCGCGCCCCCCGGTCCCTTCCTCGCCGCGCCCCAGGCGCAGGAACTCACCGAGCTCCAGTGCTCGGCCGACGTCGGCCAGCGCGCGCATGTTGACCACCGCGGCTCGCAGCTTGGCCAACTGCCCCTCGGGCAGGTCCGGGTGCCGGTGGAACAACGCGTCGGTGACCACCAGGCCGAGGACGGAGTCGCCCAGGAACTCCAGCCGCTCGTTGGTCGGCAGGCCGCCGTTCTCGTACGCGTACGAACGGTGGGTCAGGGCGCGTTCCAGCAGCCCGGCGTCGATGGAGACGCCGAGCCGATCCTCGAGTTTCACCAGCGATTCGCCGGCGTCGCTCGGCAGGACCGTCACAGCGAAATCAGGCGCCGAGAACTTGGCGGCGGTTGTACGTACCGCACGTAGGGCACGCCGTGTGGGGCAGCTTCGGCTCGCGGCAGCGCTCGCAGTTCGCGAGCGTGGGCGCCACGGCCTTCCAGTTGGCCCGCCGGCTGCGGGTGTTGCTGCGGGAGGTCTTCCGCTTCGGGACGGCCACCGTCATTCACTCCTGTCGTCGTTCTCACTGGCGAAGCCCTGCAGGGCCGCCCACCGCGGGTCGGTCTGCCGATGCCCGTGCCCGGGGTCGCCCGCCAGGCGCGCGCCGCAGTCGGCGCACAACCCTGGACAGTCTTCCTCGCACACCGGCTGAAGCGGCAGTTCCAGCACCACCGCGTCGCGCAACACCGGCTCCAGGTCGATCATGTCGTCCTGCAGCCAACGAGTCTCCTCATCGCCGTCCCGGCCCGGGAACACGAACAGTTCCGCGAATTCGACGTCCGCCGAGGCGGAGATCGGTTCCAGGCACCGCACGCACTCACCGGCCAGCGGTGCCTGTGCCCTTCCGGACACGAGCACACCCTCGAGTACCGCCTCGAGCCGCAGTTCCAGCTCGACCTGCGCACCCTCGGGCACCGCGATGACGTCCAACCCCAGGTCCGCCGGTGCCGGAACAGACCGGGAGATTCGGCTCATCGAACCTGGGCGGCGGCCGAGTCGACGGGTGTCGAGCACGAGCGGGGCGGCAGGATCGAGTCGCTGAATTCTCTGGGTCTCTTCGGGCATGACGCATCTAGGGTCGCTTCTGACCACGCCGAAGGTTACCCGAGTTCCTCGCGGGTGCCCAACCCGGCGCTCGGCTCGTCGGGCGCGTCGTCCATCGCCCGCAGATGCTCGCCGAGTTCCTCCATATGATGGCGGCCGGCCATTCGCTCCCGTCCGCGCCGCACCACCAGCAGCATCTGGTCTATCTCGTCGGCCAACCCGCCCAGCCGCGCGGTGACCTCGGCGACCGCGTCCGGCTCGGCCTCGGCCTCGGCCCGGGCCAGGATCGCCGTCCGGACCAGCACCGCCTCCAGGTGGGCGAGCTTGGAGTCGACGAGGTTCTCCGACTCGTCGCGTTCGGCCGCCAGTTCCACCTCGGTGCGCTTGCGCAGTTCCTGGGCCCAGACGGTCGCCGCGGCGCCGGCCGCGGTCGCGGCCAACCGCGTCTGCGCCTCCGCCCGGGCCTGTTCGCGCAGTTGCTCGGCCTGCTGGTGGGCCTCCTCGAGCACGTCATTGCCCGCCGCCAGCAGTGCGTCCGCGGCGGCAAGACTGTCCGGCAGGGCCGCGCCGAGGGCATCGAGCAACTGGAGAGTCTCGTCCCGGTTGACCAAGCAGGACGCCGAGAACGGCATCGCCCGCGCCGCGGCGACCGTCTCCCGCAGCTGCGCGAGCAGATCCCGCGGGTCACCGGCCGGCGGCGCGCTCATCAGCCACGTGACTCCGGCCCCGCCAGTCGTGCCAGGAGTCGCTCCAGGACCACGTCCGGTACCAGGCCCTTGATCTGCCCCCGGTGCGTGGCGACCTCCTTGACCAGGCTGGAGGACAGGAAGCTGTAGCGGGGGCTGGTGGCCACGAACAGCGTCTCCACGCCGGTCAGGGCGTGGTTCATCTGGGCCATCTGCAGCTCGTAGTCGAAGTCGCCGACCACCCGCAGCCCCTTGATGATCGCGGGGATGTCGTTGGCCGTGCAGTAGTCGACCAGCAGCCCGTCGAAGGAGTCGACGCGGACGTTGGGGACGTCCTGCAACGTCTCGCGGAGCATGTCGAGGCGCTCGGCCAGGGAGAACAGGCCTTCCTTGTGCCGGTTGACCAGCACGGCGACGACAACCTCGTCGGCCAGCTTGGCCGCTCGGGCGATGACGTCGAGATGACCATTGGTGACCGGGTCGAACGAGCCCGGGCAGACGCAGCTACGCACGCGGAAAGTGTGGCCCCTCCCCGTCGTCACCCGAAGGCGGGGTGCCCAGTTGGCCCGCCGGGTCGCCGGTGAACCGTCCGAACCACAGCGTTGCCTCGCCGTATCGACGCTCCCGCAGCGCGCCGAAGTCGCACGGCCACTGGAAATCCGGGTCGCGGCTGGCACGCTCCAGGACCACCAGCGCCTCCGGCGCCAGCCAGCCGTTGGCCGCGGCGGTGGTCAGTGCGGCCGCCACCTCGGCGGCGGGGACGGCATACGGCGGATCCGCGAACAGCAGGTCGAAGGCCTCCGCCGCCGGCTGGGCCAACGCCTCCGCGACCCGCGCCGTGACCACCTGCGCCCCCGGCAGCCCGAGCGCGGCGACGTTGGCCCGCAGCACCGCGCAGACGTTTCGGTCCGCCTCGACCAGCACGACCGCGGCGGCGCCGCGCGACAGTGCCTCCAGCCCCAGTGCGCCGCTGCCCGCGTAGAGGTCGAGCACCCGGGCCCCGGCCAGCGACCGCGCGGCCTCCACGGAGGAGAACAGCGCCTCCCGGGCCCGGTCGGAGGTCGGGCGGGTGTTCATGCCCTTCGGGGTGGCCAGCAGCCGGCCGCCGACGCTGCCGCCGACGATCCTGATCAAGCCGCCGCCTCGCTGCGCTCGGTGGCGTCTTGATCCATGGATGCAGTCAAATTTGTTCTCTCGCTTCGCTCGT
It encodes:
- the rsmD gene encoding 16S rRNA (guanine(966)-N(2))-methyltransferase RsmD; this translates as MIRIVGGSVGGRLLATPKGMNTRPTSDRAREALFSSVEAARSLAGARVLDLYAGSGALGLEALSRGAAAVVLVEADRNVCAVLRANVAALGLPGAQVVTARVAEALAQPAAEAFDLLFADPPYAVPAAEVAAALTTAAANGWLAPEALVVLERASRDPDFQWPCDFGALRERRYGEATLWFGRFTGDPAGQLGTPPSGDDGEGPHFPRA
- the coaD gene encoding pantetheine-phosphate adenylyltransferase encodes the protein MRSCVCPGSFDPVTNGHLDVIARAAKLADEVVVAVLVNRHKEGLFSLAERLDMLRETLQDVPNVRVDSFDGLLVDYCTANDIPAIIKGLRVVGDFDYELQMAQMNHALTGVETLFVATSPRYSFLSSSLVKEVATHRGQIKGLVPDVVLERLLARLAGPESRG
- the mutM gene encoding bifunctional DNA-formamidopyrimidine glycosylase/DNA-(apurinic or apyrimidinic site) lyase; amino-acid sequence: MPELPEVETVRLGLERFVVGRRIAGTAVGHDRAVRRHRPGAADFAARLRNCRIVAAQRRGKYLWMPLDSGEALLAHLGMSGQLLVQPPELPDEKHLRIRLVFDDRGPELRFVDQRTFGGMSVESLVESTDTLVPAPVAHIARDPLDPAFDRAAFARALRRKQTQLKRALLDQTLISGIGNIYADEALWRARLHYARSTRSLKASDIDRLLDDVVAVMTQALAAGGTSFDSLYVNVNGSSGWFERSLEAYGREGRPCTRCGSEMAREPFMNRSSFLCPTCQRRPRVIHKLSTHHTV
- the smc gene encoding chromosome segregation protein SMC, translated to MHLKSLTLRGFKSFASATTLRFEPGITAVVGPNGSGKSNVVDALAWVMGEQGAKSLRGGKMEDVIFAGTAGRPPLGRAEVALTIDNTDGALPIDYTEVTITRTMFRNGGSEYAINGDSCRLLDVQELLSDSGIGREMHVIVGQGQLDAVLSAGPEERRGFIEEAAGVLKHRKRKEKALRKLDAMQANLTRVSDLVTELRRQLKPLGKQAEIARRAATVQADLRDSRLRLVADDLITLRTSLDAEVADEAALLERQGEVETQLAAARDREAALEQGVAEAVPAAAAAQENWYRLSALRERLRGTAGLAAERARLIADGAEEQRQGRDPDELERDAAAARGRAADLQGDVEAAAQRLATVIERRRGAEEALAVEERRVSIAQRAAADRREGLARLIGKVNSLRTRAAAAQDEIGRLGHSLSDAAARAQLAEAEFTVLESQAAGLADGEVGLDEAHEAAAGELAAIEERVADLQAQAQAGDRDRAALVARKEALELSLARRDGAAALLADPDVAGVLGSVTRLVTVTPGHEAAVAAALAGAADAVVVESLAVAIAAIERLRLAGAGQAHLLIGDAPAARPTVAQATDGRPLLDSVTAPPALRGVLTDLLGDFLLVEDLFAAAQTAARNPGHRVVTATGDVLAASHAVGGSAGAPSLLEVQAAVEEATAELDRRDRATAELREALTDAAAERGRAVQLAAETLTRLNESDADLAAVGEQLGRLGASARAAHAEVERLDAAIRGAEAARDADLSGLADLEERLTAAEAEPVAGEVETDERERLSATCVAARAEEVETRLGLRTAEERANSAAGRAESMARAAVEERRARELAADRRAQREAAGRRAAAVAMAAEYTLGLLEATLTVAGAERAAADELRREREVELGTVRKGTKAMEAELDRLTDSVHRDQVARAEHRLRIENLETKALEELGVAPDVLVVEYGPDRRVPVSPPVPLDGERQAEAPEPSESAPSAEDAGQMIPYVRSEQEKRLREAERALALLGKVNPLALEEFAALEERSAFLTAQLEDLKNGRRDLLTVVAEVDARVEQVFAAAWEDTAREFVGVFSRLFPGGEGRLVLTDPDNMLTTGIEVEARPPGKKVKRLSLLSGGERSLVAVALLVAIFRARPSPFYIMDEVEAALDDTNLGRLLTILEELRENSQLIVITHQKRTMEVADALYGVSMRGDGVTTVISQKLREDRPAPVPEMRELLAEPDPVGSPA
- the rpmF gene encoding 50S ribosomal protein L32, translated to MAVPKRKTSRSNTRSRRANWKAVAPTLANCERCREPKLPHTACPTCGTYNRRQVLGA
- the ftsY gene encoding signal recognition particle-docking protein FtsY → MEYLIVTIVIVLLVAAMVAGLVGSRLRGRPQAPPSTPPTTTPPAAWKTPPIPAPDVEVADPSLAEPTIAELEEALALEIPEPTAGRLVRLRSRLSRSQTSLGRGLLTLLSRDTLDEDTWEEIEETLLAADVGVGPTMELIERLRTAVRVEGTRTPEALRALLRAELLTSIAIDASRDLHAVTNTTERPSVTLVVGVNGTGKTTTTGKLARVLVADGRSVVLGAADTFRAAAADQLQTWGERVGARTVRGPEGGDPASVAFDAVKQAAGEDIDAVLIDTAGRLHTKTGLMDELGKVKRVVEKQSPVHEVLLVLDATTGQNGLVQARVFAEVVSITGVVLSKLDGTAKGGIVIAVQRELGVPVKLVGLGEGPDDLAPFVPEAFVDALLGD
- a CDS encoding HAD family hydrolase, which produces MTADRIRAVLFDVDGVLRVWESGQIAAIEGKYGLPAGKLSEIAYERDRFGPALLGRITDDDWRAAVAAALVPLCGDVTTAISCVVDWSARLGLIDPEVLEVVDEQRSGGRQVGLIANATDRLQQDLAQLRVEDRVDAIVDSAHEGVAKPDAGIFERAAEILGVRIESCLYIGARAEHVAGAERTGMMGHLYTGVPGLREQLATLSTG
- the rnc gene encoding ribonuclease III; translation: MTVLPSDAGESLVKLEDRLGVSIDAGLLERALTHRSYAYENGGLPTNERLEFLGDSVLGLVVTDALFHRHPDLPEGQLAKLRAAVVNMRALADVGRALELGEFLRLGRGEEGTGGRDKSSILADTLEALIGAVYVDRGLTEASTLVRRLFDPLIESSARLGAGLDWKTSLQELTATVGIGVPEYAVTESGPDHEKTFQATARVGGADFGVGRGRSKKEAEQQAAEAAWTTLRNKYATDVSAPQA
- a CDS encoding YceD family protein; the protein is MSRISRSVPAPADLGLDVIAVPEGAQVELELRLEAVLEGVLVSGRAQAPLAGECVRCLEPISASADVEFAELFVFPGRDGDEETRWLQDDMIDLEPVLRDAVVLELPLQPVCEEDCPGLCADCGARLAGDPGHGHRQTDPRWAALQGFASENDDRSE